One part of the Caproiciproducens sp. CPB-2 genome encodes these proteins:
- a CDS encoding NAD(P)H-dependent glycerol-3-phosphate dehydrogenase, giving the protein MDISVVGCGRWGSFLAWYLDRLNHRITLYGRAGSQKMRTLLETRTNGLVTLNKGIVLSENLAETVGTAEILVVSIGAQSFRSLMRELSALSLGGKTIVLCMKGLEAETGRRLTQIAEEYAPKVPCAIWVGPGHVQNFVRGIPNCMVIDSHSMEIKEYLVKAFSSDLIRFYYGTDLLGNEVGAAAKNVIGIAGGMLDGLNRTALKGALMSRGTREIARLIQAMGGNEITAYGLSHLGDCEATVFSEFSHNRRFGELFVRGENYGELAEGVATTTALLRLGEEYRVELPICRAVDVVINGKKEPKTVLSDLFLRSLKMEF; this is encoded by the coding sequence ATGGATATATCGGTCGTCGGCTGCGGAAGATGGGGCAGCTTCCTGGCGTGGTATCTTGACAGATTGAATCATCGTATTACCCTCTATGGGCGCGCGGGCTCTCAGAAGATGAGGACGCTTCTCGAGACGCGCACCAATGGACTGGTTACATTGAATAAAGGGATCGTTCTTTCGGAAAATCTCGCCGAAACGGTGGGCACTGCGGAGATCCTGGTGGTTTCCATCGGGGCGCAGAGCTTTCGCTCGCTGATGCGGGAGCTGTCCGCTCTCAGCCTGGGCGGCAAAACGATTGTGCTGTGCATGAAGGGGCTGGAAGCGGAAACGGGCAGGCGGCTGACGCAGATTGCAGAGGAATACGCGCCGAAGGTGCCCTGCGCCATTTGGGTCGGGCCGGGACACGTGCAGAATTTCGTAAGGGGAATCCCCAACTGTATGGTCATTGACAGCCACAGCATGGAGATCAAGGAATATCTGGTCAAGGCGTTTTCAAGCGATTTGATCCGCTTTTATTACGGGACCGACCTGCTGGGCAACGAGGTGGGCGCGGCCGCCAAAAATGTCATCGGCATTGCGGGCGGAATGCTGGACGGGCTGAACCGCACCGCGCTGAAGGGCGCCCTGATGTCCCGAGGGACAAGGGAGATCGCGCGCCTGATCCAGGCGATGGGCGGCAATGAAATTACCGCTTACGGCCTCAGCCACCTGGGCGATTGCGAGGCGACCGTCTTTTCCGAGTTCAGCCATAACCGCAGGTTCGGCGAGCTGTTCGTCAGGGGAGAAAATTACGGCGAGCTGGCCGAGGGGGTGGCGACCACCACAGCACTTTTGAGGCTGGGGGAAGAGTACCGGGTGGAACTGCCGATCTGCCGCGCGGTGGACGTGGTGATCAACGGGAAGAAGGAGCCGAAAACAGTGCTTTCGGATTTGTTCCTGCGCAGTCTGAAAATGGAGTTCTGA
- a CDS encoding Mrp/NBP35 family ATP-binding protein gives MSEENCTHNCDSCGEDCPSRAAGPADFLEAPNAMSKINKVIGVVSGKGGVGKSMVTSMLAVLLNRRGSHTAILDADVTGPSIPKAFGLHQKAMGSELGLLPVKSKTGIDVMSVNLLLDEETAPVVWRGPIIANTVKQFWTDVIWTDVDYMFVDMPPGTGDVPLTVFQSIPLDGIIIVTSPQELVSMIVAKAVNMAKMMNVPIVGIVENMSYVKCPDCGRIIKPFGESHVEEIAAKFGLKVLGKCPLDPEVAKNCDSGLVELINAQWLEAAADAVEQQPAKS, from the coding sequence ATGAGCGAAGAAAATTGTACGCATAACTGCGATTCCTGCGGCGAGGACTGCCCTTCCCGCGCCGCCGGCCCGGCCGATTTTCTGGAAGCCCCAAACGCAATGAGTAAAATCAATAAAGTGATCGGCGTAGTCAGCGGCAAAGGCGGCGTAGGCAAAAGCATGGTGACCTCCATGCTGGCCGTCCTTCTCAACCGCCGCGGCAGCCACACCGCCATCCTCGATGCGGATGTCACCGGCCCCTCCATCCCCAAAGCATTCGGTCTTCACCAAAAGGCTATGGGAAGCGAACTCGGCCTGCTTCCGGTCAAAAGCAAGACCGGTATCGACGTTATGTCCGTCAATCTTTTGCTGGATGAGGAAACGGCTCCGGTCGTCTGGCGCGGCCCGATCATCGCAAATACCGTCAAGCAGTTCTGGACGGACGTGATCTGGACGGACGTGGACTACATGTTTGTCGATATGCCTCCGGGGACCGGCGACGTGCCGCTGACCGTGTTCCAGTCCATTCCGCTGGACGGCATCATCATTGTCACCTCCCCGCAGGAGCTTGTTTCCATGATTGTGGCCAAAGCGGTGAACATGGCGAAAATGATGAATGTGCCGATTGTCGGTATTGTGGAAAATATGAGCTATGTCAAGTGCCCGGACTGCGGCAGGATCATCAAGCCCTTCGGCGAGAGCCATGTGGAAGAGATCGCCGCAAAATTCGGTCTGAAGGTCCTGGGCAAGTGCCCGCTTGACCCCGAGGTTGCAAAAAACTGCGATTCCGGTTTGGTCGAGCTGATCAACGCGCAGTGGCTGGAAGCCGCCGCCGACGCGGTCGAGCAGCAGCCGGCAAAATCTTAA
- a CDS encoding MarR family winged helix-turn-helix transcriptional regulator encodes MDQAEKEKLIQAMHNLKRAHAWGPSMEGVSRGEYFTLHTIRRLTQEAGESSPGAKVTDLSRAAQMSRPAVSQMLNALENKQLVERIMAKSDRRVVYVKLSEKGAEQLEKTHRQFHYWFDRVMEELGPEDTAELTRLVNKLHGIMENLRADQMKGL; translated from the coding sequence ATGGACCAGGCGGAAAAGGAGAAACTGATTCAGGCAATGCACAACCTGAAAAGGGCTCATGCGTGGGGACCGTCGATGGAGGGCGTATCCCGGGGCGAGTATTTTACGCTGCATACGATTCGGCGGCTGACACAGGAAGCGGGCGAAAGCAGTCCCGGAGCGAAGGTTACCGACCTGAGTAGGGCGGCGCAAATGAGCAGGCCCGCCGTTTCCCAAATGCTGAACGCCCTTGAAAACAAGCAGCTGGTGGAACGGATCATGGCGAAAAGCGACCGGCGGGTCGTTTATGTGAAATTATCGGAAAAGGGAGCGGAACAGCTTGAAAAGACCCATCGGCAGTTCCATTATTGGTTCGACAGAGTGATGGAAGAGCTGGGGCCGGAGGATACCGCGGAGCTTACCCGGCTTGTCAATAAGCTGCACGGTATTATGGAAAATCTCCGGGCGGACCAGATGAAAGGATTATAA
- a CDS encoding ABC transporter ATP-binding protein translates to MKKLAKYLKPYTLMILISIALLFGQAMADLNLPNYMSEIVNIGIQQSGIEDAAPEAISAKGLTFVTGFMTEEQKKTVGDSYTLIPSSGSGDSHEDAVRRYPLLKTEDIYVRGSVDSATLTQLDRAFGESAWTLINTMKTLAQQSGKSLTASAGGKTDVSEMDLSKVYALGPVLEKLPAGVIENARGEALKNSESMLLQSGTAMCRSFYRELGMNISGIQTAYILRMGLLMLLIALAGGAATVMVGYFAAKLSAGVARDLRRAVFRKVESFSNREFDEFSTASLITRTTNDVTQVQMLLMMGVRMLCYAPIMGVGGIIMAVHKSVSMSWIIALACVVLVGMIAVVFSVALPKFKIVQQLVDRLNLVSRENLNGLMVIRAFGTQKFEEERFDIANRDLTKNSLFVNRIMVFMMPVMMLIMNASTLLIVWVGAHQIAASAMQVGDMMAFMQYAMQIIMSFLMISIMFIMVPRAAVSGNRIAQVLDVEPSIEDPEHPVSFDGNQTGYIDFKDVSFRYSGASEDVLQHITFTAKPGQTTAFIGSTGSGKTTLVNLIPRFYDVTAGEVLVNGVNVKNVSQKELRDQIGYVPQKGILLSGTIDSNLRYGDKDAAEEDVRTAAEVAQAMEFISEKPEGFHSEIAQGGANVSGGQKQRLSIARALVKKPPVYIFDDSFSALDYKTDAALRSALKRHTGESTVLIVAQRVSTIMSAEQIIVLDEGKIVGIGTHKELLKSCPTYYEIASSQLSKEELA, encoded by the coding sequence ATGAAGAAACTGGCGAAATACTTAAAGCCTTATACACTCATGATTTTGATATCGATTGCCCTGCTGTTCGGGCAGGCGATGGCGGATTTGAATCTGCCCAATTACATGTCCGAGATCGTCAATATCGGCATTCAGCAAAGCGGCATCGAAGACGCCGCTCCGGAAGCGATCAGCGCCAAAGGGCTTACATTCGTAACCGGATTTATGACGGAGGAGCAGAAAAAGACCGTCGGGGACAGCTACACTCTGATTCCTTCCTCCGGTTCGGGTGACAGCCACGAAGATGCCGTCAGGCGGTATCCGCTGCTGAAAACAGAGGATATCTATGTGCGCGGCAGTGTGGACAGTGCGACCCTTACGCAGCTGGACCGGGCGTTCGGGGAATCAGCCTGGACCTTGATCAACACCATGAAGACCCTTGCGCAGCAGTCCGGCAAAAGCCTGACGGCCTCCGCGGGAGGAAAGACAGATGTTTCGGAAATGGACCTCAGTAAAGTTTACGCACTGGGGCCGGTACTGGAAAAGCTGCCCGCCGGCGTGATTGAGAATGCGCGCGGCGAAGCGCTGAAAAATTCCGAATCCATGCTGCTGCAGAGCGGCACGGCAATGTGCAGAAGCTTTTACCGGGAACTGGGGATGAATATCTCCGGCATCCAGACCGCTTATATCCTCAGAATGGGCCTTCTGATGCTTCTCATCGCGCTGGCGGGCGGCGCGGCGACCGTTATGGTCGGCTATTTCGCCGCAAAGCTCAGCGCCGGGGTGGCGCGCGACCTGCGCCGCGCGGTATTCAGAAAGGTAGAAAGCTTTTCCAACCGCGAGTTCGACGAATTTTCGACGGCCTCTCTGATTACGCGTACCACCAATGATGTCACGCAGGTGCAGATGCTGCTGATGATGGGTGTGCGCATGCTCTGCTACGCCCCCATTATGGGGGTCGGCGGGATTATTATGGCGGTGCACAAATCGGTGTCCATGAGCTGGATCATCGCACTGGCCTGCGTCGTGCTGGTCGGTATGATTGCGGTCGTGTTCAGCGTCGCCCTGCCCAAGTTCAAGATTGTGCAGCAGCTGGTCGACCGGCTCAATCTGGTTTCGCGTGAAAACCTGAACGGCCTGATGGTCATCCGCGCTTTTGGAACACAAAAATTTGAAGAGGAACGGTTTGATATCGCGAACCGCGACCTTACGAAGAATTCGCTGTTCGTCAACCGCATCATGGTGTTCATGATGCCGGTGATGATGCTGATCATGAACGCCTCCACGCTTTTGATTGTATGGGTGGGCGCGCATCAGATCGCGGCTTCCGCCATGCAGGTCGGCGACATGATGGCGTTCATGCAGTACGCGATGCAGATCATCATGAGCTTCCTGATGATTTCCATTATGTTCATTATGGTGCCCCGCGCGGCGGTGTCCGGCAACCGGATTGCCCAGGTGCTCGATGTGGAGCCTTCTATTGAGGACCCGGAGCATCCCGTATCCTTTGACGGGAATCAAACCGGCTATATCGATTTCAAAGACGTCTCCTTCCGGTACAGCGGCGCAAGCGAGGATGTGCTCCAGCATATCACCTTTACCGCCAAACCGGGACAGACGACCGCCTTTATCGGCTCGACGGGCTCGGGCAAAACGACTCTTGTGAACCTCATCCCCCGTTTTTACGACGTGACCGCCGGCGAAGTGCTGGTGAACGGCGTCAATGTAAAGAATGTCTCCCAGAAGGAGCTGAGGGATCAGATCGGCTATGTACCGCAGAAGGGAATCCTTCTGTCCGGCACCATCGATTCCAACCTGCGCTACGGCGACAAAGACGCGGCGGAGGAAGATGTCCGCACCGCGGCGGAAGTTGCCCAGGCAATGGAATTTATCTCCGAAAAACCGGAGGGGTTTCATTCGGAGATCGCGCAGGGCGGCGCAAACGTCTCCGGCGGACAGAAGCAGCGCCTTTCCATTGCGCGCGCACTGGTAAAAAAACCGCCTGTCTATATTTTTGACGACAGCTTTTCCGCACTCGATTATAAAACCGACGCGGCTCTGCGCTCTGCGCTGAAAAGGCACACGGGCGAGAGCACCGTCCTGATTGTGGCGCAGCGTGTCAGCACGATTATGAGCGCCGAGCAGATCATTGTACTGGACGAAGGGAAAATCGTAGGAATCGGTACGCATAAGGAGCTTTTAAAGTCCTGTCCGACTTATTATGAAATTGCGTCGTCACAGCTTTCAAAGGAGGAACTGGCATGA
- a CDS encoding ABC transporter ATP-binding protein, with the protein MSKTTSQPRKAIPGRGPHGMMMHGEKAKDFKGTFKKLVRYMGKYKFSLITVLVFAVASTVFSIVGPKILGSATNALFTGIMSQITGAGTGIDFGYIAGIMLWLVGLYLVSALFSYIQSYIMTGISMKVTYQLRREIAAKIQKLPFQYYDTTSNGEVLSHITNDVDAISQSLNQSVTQIITSVTTIIGILMMMLSISWRMTLVALCIIPASMTFILTIIKKSQKHFMVQQTYLGHVNGHIEEMYASHVVVKAFNGEAESTRTFEDYNDTLYSSAWKSQFMSGMMMPVMSFIGNLGYVAVCILGGYLAANGRISVGDIQAFIQYVRQFTQPMTQVANISNVLQQTAAAAERVFTFLEQPEEVPESSFPISVNTGNGPDTELNVHIQGSVQFAHVHFGYHPDKIIINDFSADIQPGRKVAIVGPTGAGKTTMVKLLMRFYDVNEGAILVDGYDIRDFKRNDLRSLFGMVLQDTWLYNASIADNIRYGRLDATDEEVIAAAKAAQVDHFVRTLPDGYNMILNEDTSNVSQGQKQLLTIARVILADPQILILDEATSSVDTRTELLIQKAMDHLMKGRTSFVIAHRLSTIRDADTILVMKDGDIVEQGNHEELLGRNGFYANLYNSQFVRPEELA; encoded by the coding sequence ATGAGTAAAACAACCTCCCAGCCGCGTAAGGCGATTCCGGGCCGCGGTCCTCACGGAATGATGATGCATGGGGAAAAAGCCAAAGACTTTAAGGGAACGTTCAAAAAACTGGTCCGCTACATGGGCAAATATAAATTTTCGCTGATTACCGTCCTCGTTTTCGCCGTGGCGTCCACCGTGTTTTCCATTGTGGGCCCGAAGATTCTGGGCAGCGCGACCAACGCGCTTTTTACCGGCATCATGAGCCAGATCACCGGTGCGGGGACCGGCATCGACTTCGGTTACATCGCGGGCATTATGCTGTGGCTGGTCGGCCTGTACCTGGTCAGCGCCCTGTTCTCCTATATCCAGAGTTACATTATGACCGGCATATCCATGAAGGTAACCTATCAGCTTCGGCGTGAAATCGCCGCCAAAATCCAGAAGCTGCCGTTTCAGTATTACGACACGACCAGCAACGGCGAAGTGCTTTCGCACATCACGAACGACGTCGACGCCATCAGCCAGAGCCTGAACCAGAGCGTCACGCAGATTATCACCTCTGTCACCACCATCATCGGGATCCTGATGATGATGCTGTCCATCAGCTGGCGGATGACGCTGGTTGCGCTCTGCATTATTCCCGCTTCCATGACCTTCATTCTGACCATTATCAAAAAATCACAGAAGCATTTTATGGTCCAGCAGACTTACCTTGGACATGTCAACGGCCATATTGAGGAAATGTACGCCAGTCATGTTGTGGTCAAAGCCTTTAACGGCGAGGCCGAGTCGACCAGAACCTTTGAGGATTACAACGATACGCTGTATTCCTCCGCGTGGAAAAGCCAGTTTATGTCCGGCATGATGATGCCCGTCATGAGCTTCATCGGCAATCTGGGCTATGTTGCGGTCTGCATTTTAGGCGGATATCTTGCCGCTAACGGCAGGATTTCCGTCGGCGATATTCAGGCGTTCATTCAGTACGTCCGCCAGTTTACGCAGCCGATGACGCAGGTTGCCAATATTTCCAACGTCCTGCAGCAGACCGCGGCCGCGGCGGAGCGTGTGTTCACGTTTCTGGAGCAGCCGGAGGAGGTGCCGGAAAGCAGCTTCCCGATCAGCGTCAACACCGGCAACGGTCCGGATACGGAGCTGAACGTACACATTCAGGGAAGCGTTCAGTTCGCGCACGTCCACTTCGGGTATCATCCGGATAAGATCATCATCAACGATTTCTCGGCGGATATCCAGCCGGGGCGGAAGGTCGCCATAGTCGGCCCGACGGGCGCCGGAAAAACCACGATGGTCAAACTCCTGATGCGTTTCTACGACGTGAACGAGGGCGCGATTCTGGTTGACGGCTACGATATCCGCGATTTCAAACGCAACGACCTGCGCTCCCTGTTCGGCATGGTCCTGCAGGATACCTGGCTTTACAACGCCAGCATTGCGGACAATATCCGTTACGGCAGGCTGGACGCCACGGACGAGGAAGTCATCGCCGCCGCAAAGGCCGCTCAGGTGGACCATTTTGTACGGACGCTGCCGGACGGCTACAACATGATTCTCAACGAAGATACCAGCAATGTGTCCCAGGGCCAGAAGCAGCTTCTGACCATCGCCCGCGTGATCCTCGCCGACCCCCAGATCCTGATTCTGGATGAGGCGACCAGCAGCGTGGACACCCGTACCGAGCTTCTGATCCAGAAAGCGATGGATCATCTGATGAAGGGCCGTACCAGCTTTGTCATCGCCCACCGCCTTTCCACCATCCGCGACGCCGATACGATTCTGGTCATGAAGGACGGCGATATTGTGGAGCAGGGAAACCACGAGGAATTGCTCGGCAGAAACGGATTTTACGCAAACCTGTACAACAGCCAGTTCGTCAGGCCGGAAGAGCTTGCGTAA
- the gpmA gene encoding 2,3-diphosphoglycerate-dependent phosphoglycerate mutase, translated as MKLVLVRHGESEWNQKNLFTGWADVGLSENGRREAAEAGVLLKQEGYDFDICYTSYLKRAIQTLNLTLGQLDREWLPVVKSWKLNERHYGALQGLNKAETAQKYGEDQVKIWRRSFDVRPPALAEDDTRNPKFDPAYRNEIKQELPLCESLKDTIDRVLPYFEAAVKKDMRDGKRVLIAAHGNSIRALVKHFDGLTKEEIMEVNIPTGVPLVYEFDNGFHVLRKYYLGDQALLKAKMERVANQGKSSPVK; from the coding sequence ATGAAACTGGTTTTGGTCCGGCACGGGGAAAGCGAGTGGAATCAGAAAAATCTTTTTACGGGCTGGGCGGATGTCGGCCTTTCGGAAAACGGCAGGCGCGAGGCGGCGGAAGCCGGCGTTCTGCTGAAACAGGAGGGCTATGATTTTGACATATGCTATACTTCCTATTTAAAAAGGGCGATTCAGACTTTGAATCTGACGCTTGGGCAGCTTGACCGCGAATGGCTGCCGGTTGTAAAATCGTGGAAGCTCAACGAGCGGCATTACGGAGCGCTGCAGGGGCTGAACAAAGCGGAGACCGCCCAAAAGTACGGGGAGGACCAGGTGAAAATCTGGAGGCGTTCCTTCGACGTCCGGCCGCCGGCGCTCGCGGAGGACGATACGCGCAATCCGAAATTCGACCCGGCGTACAGAAACGAAATCAAACAGGAGCTTCCCCTCTGCGAAAGCCTGAAGGACACCATAGACAGGGTGCTTCCCTATTTTGAGGCTGCGGTCAAAAAGGATATGCGGGACGGTAAAAGGGTCCTGATCGCCGCGCACGGCAACTCCATCCGCGCGCTGGTCAAGCATTTTGACGGGCTGACCAAAGAAGAAATCATGGAAGTGAACATCCCGACGGGTGTCCCGCTCGTCTATGAGTTCGACAATGGGTTCCATGTCCTGCGCAAATACTATCTGGGCGATCAGGCCCTGCTGAAAGCCAAAATGGAGCGCGTGGCGAATCAGGGGAAATCTTCCCCTGTCAAATAA
- the sufU gene encoding Fe-S cluster assembly sulfur transfer protein SufU, giving the protein MELKELYTQILTEHNNSSRNKHHIENPTTVLKGVNPSCGDEIELELRIRDNIIEDAAFTGVGCAISQASASIMIDLIKGEPADEALKLAKTFLGMIKNEITDEKQLEALDEAIAFRDISHMPARVKCAVLGWHTLENAVEKDKEKQA; this is encoded by the coding sequence ATGGAGCTTAAAGAGCTTTATACACAGATTCTTACGGAACACAACAATTCCAGCCGCAACAAGCACCATATTGAAAACCCCACAACGGTGCTGAAAGGAGTCAATCCCAGCTGCGGCGACGAAATTGAACTGGAGCTGCGAATCAGGGACAATATCATTGAGGACGCCGCGTTCACCGGGGTCGGCTGCGCGATCTCACAGGCGTCCGCCTCCATCATGATCGACCTGATCAAGGGCGAGCCCGCCGACGAAGCGTTAAAGCTTGCCAAAACGTTTCTGGGGATGATCAAAAATGAAATCACGGATGAAAAGCAGTTGGAAGCGCTGGACGAGGCGATCGCCTTCCGTGATATTTCCCACATGCCCGCGAGAGTAAAATGCGCGGTCCTGGGCTGGCACACGCTGGAGAACGCCGTGGAAAAAGACAAGGAAAAACAGGCATAA
- a CDS encoding SufB/SufD family protein: protein MNTTFQKINSLPVPTWGWLGVNGTDVPAEIPEIAPCKKENKIVRVPDSVKLFSGVLPVPELETALGADAADFVRGHWNCGITAVVPAGTRPEQPIFLSYHMDESNPAIVDRNTLVAEEGSEVTVVMSYLSKEGVSGFHSGLTRLFAGKNAVIHLVQVQLLGDTCVNFDNIGAVTQENGAVDIVQVEFGAKSSYAGCKARLLGKNSRMDYNTIYFGDQGRSLDMNVVAEHAGPKTNSEISASGALLDESSKIFRGTIDFLRGAKQAVGHESEYSLLFSPKVRSRTAPLILCGEENVEGQHAATTGKIDENKLFYLMSRGLDELVAKKLVIEAQFRPATEKIPDDALRRAVSDYVEKRLNKIESLSQ from the coding sequence ATGAATACAACTTTTCAGAAAATAAACAGCCTGCCCGTTCCCACCTGGGGCTGGCTTGGCGTAAACGGCACGGACGTTCCGGCGGAAATACCGGAAATCGCGCCCTGCAAAAAAGAAAATAAGATTGTCCGGGTCCCGGACAGCGTAAAACTTTTCAGCGGCGTGCTTCCCGTCCCGGAGCTGGAAACAGCATTGGGGGCGGATGCCGCAGATTTTGTCCGGGGCCATTGGAATTGCGGCATCACCGCCGTCGTTCCCGCGGGGACCCGGCCGGAGCAGCCGATTTTCCTTTCCTACCATATGGATGAAAGCAATCCGGCCATTGTAGACAGGAATACGTTGGTGGCGGAGGAGGGAAGCGAGGTCACGGTGGTCATGAGCTATCTCTCCAAAGAAGGCGTTTCCGGTTTCCACAGCGGGCTGACACGCCTGTTTGCGGGAAAAAACGCCGTCATCCATCTGGTGCAGGTTCAGCTGCTCGGCGACACCTGCGTGAATTTCGACAATATCGGCGCGGTGACACAGGAAAACGGCGCGGTCGACATCGTACAGGTGGAGTTCGGCGCCAAGAGCTCGTACGCGGGCTGCAAAGCCCGCCTGCTCGGAAAAAACAGCCGGATGGACTACAACACGATTTACTTCGGCGATCAGGGCCGTTCCCTCGATATGAACGTCGTCGCGGAACACGCGGGCCCGAAGACGAACAGTGAAATCAGCGCCTCCGGCGCGCTGCTGGACGAAAGCAGCAAGATTTTCCGCGGCACCATCGACTTTCTGAGAGGCGCAAAGCAGGCGGTCGGCCACGAAAGCGAATACAGCCTGCTGTTCAGCCCGAAGGTGCGCAGCCGCACCGCGCCGCTGATTTTATGCGGGGAAGAAAATGTCGAGGGGCAGCATGCCGCGACGACCGGAAAGATCGACGAAAACAAGCTGTTTTACCTGATGTCGCGCGGGCTGGACGAACTCGTCGCCAAAAAGCTGGTGATCGAAGCGCAGTTCCGTCCGGCAACCGAAAAAATTCCGGACGATGCGCTCAGGCGCGCCGTATCCGATTATGTGGAAAAGAGGCTGAATAAAATTGAATCCTTATCTCAATGA
- the sufB gene encoding Fe-S cluster assembly protein SufB, whose protein sequence is MRDTGVRKTYVEDIDRSIYDVKDKVNASFQVEKGLTAKIVNEIAIKKNDPEWMRLFRLKSLQVYNRLPMPSWGPPLDGLDMDQIITYIRPDTGMSAKWTEVPDDIKNTFERLGIPKAERDYLSGVGAQYDSEVVYHNLREEVSRQGVIYTDMESAIHNPVYGPMVKKHFMKLVPPEDHKFVALHGAVWSGGSFVYVPPGVNVEIPLQSYFRLNAPGAGQFEHTLIIVGAGASLHFIEGCSAPKYNVANLHAGCVELYVGENAHLRYSTVENWSKNMYNLNTKRALVGKGASMEWVSGSFGSHVSYLYPMSILKGEKARMEFTGITFAGKGQSLDTGMKVVHAAPYTYSNISTKSISKDGGNCTYRSSVKILPDAHDCKSSVSCESLMLDDRSRSDTIPVTDIQNDNVDIGHEAKIGRISDDAIFYLMSRGLSEEDAKAMIVTGFAEPIAKELPMEYAVEMNNLIRLEMEGSIG, encoded by the coding sequence TTGAGAGATACAGGTGTCAGAAAGACCTATGTGGAAGATATCGACCGCAGTATTTACGACGTGAAAGACAAGGTCAACGCCTCTTTTCAGGTCGAAAAGGGACTGACCGCAAAGATCGTCAACGAAATTGCAATCAAGAAAAACGACCCGGAGTGGATGCGGCTTTTCCGGCTGAAATCCCTTCAGGTCTACAACCGCCTCCCCATGCCCTCCTGGGGCCCGCCGCTGGACGGACTGGATATGGATCAGATCATCACCTATATCCGCCCGGATACCGGGATGAGCGCCAAATGGACGGAGGTTCCCGACGATATCAAAAACACCTTTGAACGGCTCGGCATTCCGAAGGCGGAACGGGATTATCTTTCCGGCGTCGGCGCACAGTACGATTCCGAGGTGGTTTATCACAACCTGCGCGAGGAAGTCAGCCGCCAGGGCGTGATTTACACCGATATGGAAAGCGCGATCCACAACCCGGTGTACGGGCCGATGGTGAAAAAGCACTTTATGAAGCTGGTTCCGCCCGAGGACCACAAATTTGTGGCGCTGCACGGGGCGGTCTGGTCCGGCGGGTCGTTCGTATATGTTCCGCCCGGAGTCAATGTGGAGATTCCGCTGCAGTCCTACTTCCGGCTGAACGCGCCGGGCGCGGGGCAGTTTGAGCATACCCTGATTATCGTGGGCGCGGGCGCAAGCCTCCATTTTATCGAAGGCTGTTCGGCTCCCAAATACAACGTGGCCAATCTGCACGCGGGCTGTGTGGAGTTGTACGTGGGCGAAAACGCGCATCTGCGTTACTCGACCGTGGAAAACTGGTCGAAGAACATGTACAATCTGAACACCAAGCGCGCGCTGGTCGGAAAAGGCGCCAGCATGGAATGGGTTTCCGGCTCGTTCGGCTCCCATGTATCCTATCTGTACCCGATGAGCATCCTGAAGGGTGAAAAAGCCCGCATGGAATTCACGGGCATCACCTTCGCCGGAAAGGGACAGTCGCTCGACACCGGCATGAAGGTCGTACACGCCGCGCCCTACACCTATTCCAATATCAGCACCAAATCGATTTCCAAGGACGGCGGGAACTGCACCTACCGCAGCTCCGTCAAAATTCTGCCGGACGCGCACGACTGCAAATCCTCCGTTTCGTGCGAATCCCTGATGCTGGACGACCGCTCCCGCTCGGACACCATCCCGGTGACGGATATCCAGAACGACAATGTCGACATCGGGCACGAGGCGAAGATCGGGCGCATCAGCGACGACGCGATCTTCTACCTGATGAGCCGGGGGCTGTCCGAAGAGGACGCAAAGGCGATGATCGTCACCGGCTTTGCGGAACCGATCGCAAAGGAGCTTCCGATGGAATACGCGGTGGAAATGAACAACCTGATCAGACTGGAAATGGAGGGGTCCATCGGCTGA